In Vibrio echinoideorum, the sequence GATATCGTCTTCGTCTCATCTCTCATTCCGGTTTGTTAACTGGTTTAAGTATTGACGAACTTGGGTAGGTTGCAAAAAATTGGCTTAATTAAGGCGATAACATGAAGAGCTTTACTCACATTTACTCAGAGAGATAATAGCAAAGCCCTATGTTTAAGCCCTAAGCCCTGCTTTCAGTTGGTAAGGTTGTTCAAAGGTGTTGGACATCCTTTTTGTCGTTTGTGAGAACAATATTATCGACTAGGATTTATTATTTTTGGCTAAAAAAATCAGAGTAACCAGTATTTTTGGGGATTGTATTAATTGATAATTATCATGTTAATATCGCCTACTATTTTGCACATCTATACCGTTATCTAGGTGCTGTATTGTGTTGAGCCTAGAAGGAACAGTAATGACGTTAGAAGCATATATTCTTAATGTAGGAATATATTCAATTTTCCCATTGTATTTTGCTACGTTAAAAAATCGCGTACGTACAGCGGCGTTTTATAACTATCTTAGTATTGTACTTTTGGTCGGGGGGCTTGCTGGTGCAGTCTATTCATTTCCGTTATCCGAAACTCTAAGTATTTCAGGCGGAAATATTGCTTATGGTGCATTCATGATGAGCACTATCATGCTCATCATTATTGAACGAGATTTTAGTACCTTTAGACACATGTTTCAGCTAGTAGTGGTTGTAGATTTGATTGCCTTTGTTGGTTTTAATTTTATGGCTTGGTTGTTGGAATCGGAATATGTGTTGAATCCTTTTGGAATCCCTTTCAATATTTTTGATGTATCAATGAAAGTACTTGTACTTGGGGGAGCTTTAATTCTCCTCGAAATATTGTTATTGATGTTCATTTTTACACAAGTAAGTAAGTTCCTTTCCAACCTACCTGTGTTGGCATTCATCTACACGTTGGCATTTGTTTTTATCCTCTGCTTGGATGGGGTACTGTTTCCTCTTTTAGCTTTTGATTTAAGTCCTCAGATCGTTCCTATCATATTCGGAAATATAATGGGTAAGTTGTTGATCGCGGCTAGTTATAGCGTCCCAATGCTCGTCTTTTATTTTTTGTTTAGAGGCGATTTTGCCAAGTTTGTTAGTTCGCCACTCTCCATAAAGGATTTGACTAAAGCACCTAGAAAAGAATTACTGGAAACCTTGTATCAATATGAGCTGCGTGATGAGCAGCTACAGAGAGAAAAACAAGATCTTCAAAAGATAGCACTTTTTGATGAGCTCACTTCTCTTCCTAATAGACGTCAATTTAATCAAACGTTTGAATCTGAATGGGCTCGATGTGAACAAGAAGGGCAAGCTTTAACCTTAGTGATCGGTGATATTGACTTTTTTAAGCAATACAATGATGCGTATGGCCACCATCAAGGTGATGTCTGCCTCAAACAAATAGCAAAGCTTTGGAAGCAAATCTTTAAACGGCCGTCAGACCTTGCAGCTCGAATCGGGGGGGAGGAATTTGCCATTGTATTGCCAAATACATCAATCGAACAAAGCAAAGGTCGCCTTAATTCATTCTTAAAGGTTTTACACGATCAATCGATTTCTCATAGCTCTTCACCAATTGCTTCTCATGTAACGATGAGTATAGGCGTTGCTCAATGTATTCCGGCTAAAAGCACGTCACCAAATGATCTGTTTATGCTCGCTGATGAACGCCTTTACCAAGCAAAGAATAACGGACGAAATCAGGTTATTGCCGATTAAATTAATTTTAACAATTCTGAATGATGAACAGTATATAATTGCAAATTACCCAGCATCAAATTACGAAGGTGTCTGCCGGACATTTTTTGAGGAAGCTGTATTATTCCAACCCAATTTGGAATTGATTGACTAGACCAAGCGATGAAGGCATTGATTTATGGAATTAAAAGTTGATACACACACCCACACATACGCAAGTGGTCATGCTTATAGCACGTTGATCGAAAACGCCAAGTCGGCGAAGCAAAACGGGCTAGCCATGTTTTGTACTACTGATCATTCAGAGTCTATGCCAGGCGCTCCACACTATTGGTTCTTCAGTAATCAGCGTGTACTTCCTCGTTTTATTGAAGAGGTTGCTATTATCCGCGGTGTTGAGTCGAACATCATGAACACACAAGGTGAAATTGATATTCATCCTAGTGTTGATAAGAACTTAGATTGGGTGATTGCGAGTTTTCATGAGCCAGTTTTTCGCCCATCGGATGTCGCTACTCACACAGAAGCGCTGTTGAATGTGATTAAGGGCGGCCGAATCGATGCACTTGGCCACTTAGGGAATCCGAATTTTGATTTTGACTTTGATTCCGTTATTCAATGCGCGGCAGAACATAACGTCGCAATCGAAATCAATAACACCACACTGAAGGGCAATAGCCGTGTTGGTAGCGTCGATCGTTGCTATGAAATAGCGAGAATAGCGAAAGCCAAAGGTGCATTTATTACCACAGGAAGTGACGCACATTTTTGCGTCGATGTCGGTGGATTAGATCTTGTGTCTTCACTACTCGATGAAGTGGGCTTGGATTCGAGTAAAGTCATTACTCATTCGCCCAAGCAGTTTCTGGCGTTTCTAGCATTACGCGGTCGTCAATCTATCGCCGAATTTTCAGTATTTGAGTAATGGACTGACCGGTACTTTTTACTTTCTAGTCATTGATTAGCTAGTTAGCTGATTTGCATTTCGACACAATCAATTTTTGTGCCTGACAGATTTTTGTATACACTAGCCGAAAATAATAAAGTCGAAGTGCCACATTACTGTTGGCTCTAACTTCAAAGACACCGCTTCAC encodes:
- a CDS encoding GGDEF domain-containing protein is translated as MTLEAYILNVGIYSIFPLYFATLKNRVRTAAFYNYLSIVLLVGGLAGAVYSFPLSETLSISGGNIAYGAFMMSTIMLIIIERDFSTFRHMFQLVVVVDLIAFVGFNFMAWLLESEYVLNPFGIPFNIFDVSMKVLVLGGALILLEILLLMFIFTQVSKFLSNLPVLAFIYTLAFVFILCLDGVLFPLLAFDLSPQIVPIIFGNIMGKLLIAASYSVPMLVFYFLFRGDFAKFVSSPLSIKDLTKAPRKELLETLYQYELRDEQLQREKQDLQKIALFDELTSLPNRRQFNQTFESEWARCEQEGQALTLVIGDIDFFKQYNDAYGHHQGDVCLKQIAKLWKQIFKRPSDLAARIGGEEFAIVLPNTSIEQSKGRLNSFLKVLHDQSISHSSSPIASHVTMSIGVAQCIPAKSTSPNDLFMLADERLYQAKNNGRNQVIAD
- a CDS encoding phosphatase, with the translated sequence MELKVDTHTHTYASGHAYSTLIENAKSAKQNGLAMFCTTDHSESMPGAPHYWFFSNQRVLPRFIEEVAIIRGVESNIMNTQGEIDIHPSVDKNLDWVIASFHEPVFRPSDVATHTEALLNVIKGGRIDALGHLGNPNFDFDFDSVIQCAAEHNVAIEINNTTLKGNSRVGSVDRCYEIARIAKAKGAFITTGSDAHFCVDVGGLDLVSSLLDEVGLDSSKVITHSPKQFLAFLALRGRQSIAEFSVFE